The following DNA comes from Deltaproteobacteria bacterium.
TGAATATTTCCCACGGATCGCTGCTCGTTCGTCGACGTCACGGCGGTTACAGCGCCTATGACAGATAAGATGACCATCACCCAGAGCGCGGTGACCATCGTGCTGCCCGATTCTCTCTCGAATCTCTTCGTCTTTCGCACCCTTACCATCACGCCCTCCCTGCACTGGAAGCGCTTAGAAATTTCTCATCTCGGCGATTCCGGACACTTTGACCGACTTTCCGCTGGGCAACCCTGCTTCCACTTCGATTCGGATCACAGTAGGACGCGCCGTCGGACTGAACGGTACGAATCCGCCTCCCGTATCCATGAACAGCCGCAGTCCGGCAATACCGTTCATTATGGTCGCTGGATTGTTATCGTACAGCAAGTCCTGAAAAGTCAGCTTGGAGTCGGTGGTATTCAGGCGATACTGCACCCTGCGGTTCACTTCCATCACCATACGGGCGCCTGCCACGATCTCGTCCGCGGTTACCGTCCCGATGCTGAAATTGGAATTGTATACGGAGCCGCCCGTAGCCACGCTGTAGGCGGGAAAACCGCCGCCGGTCACTTCCCGCACCACCGCCATGTTCCCGGACTCCGTGTCGCCCATAATCAGAAGAAGCGTGCCGGCCCGCCAGTCCGGGTTCGGTTGCTCGTCCGACACGATGTTCGGGTCCAGGTTCACGGTCTGAGTGCTGAAGCTTCCGATCCCATGTATGGCCGAATTCGTCTCGAAGGCCTCGCCCGATAACCGATTAATCGTCAGAGTCTGATTGACCAGGGAACCGTCGGCGTTCGTCGTGGTTTGGTTCATCGGATATGGAGATGCTACGATCTCCTCGGGCAGGTATGGAGGACGCCTTCGAATAAAGTAAGCCGCCAGTTCTCCGACTCCCGTCCCCCCCACGGACAACATCGGATACCCCCTTCCGGCATCCAAGGCGTTTGCGTCGCAATACACAGGACCCAAGGGGTTCTTCTCGAAAAAAACGTTGCTTCCCGCGGCGCGAATGTCCCGCTGAATCATCAGAAGCGCCAAGCGCGCGTTCTGCCGGGCGCCGACGAGGTCATTGCCGGACTTATAACTCTTGGTATGGTTTGCCATGACCAATGCCACGCTCCCCAGAACGATACCGCTGATGAACATGGCCACCAGCATTTCCACCAGGGAAAAGCCCCGTTCCGCCTCCAACCTGACAAGACGTCTGACCTTTGCCATGATCCTATAACCTTATGGATGAGCTGACGTGGCGAGAGTCGGTTCCCACTCGCCAGGAAATGTTAACCGTCCACACGCTGCCGCTGGAAGAAAGTTCCACTTCGGCGTCCCTCAATCTGCCTTCCTTACCGTCCCTGAGCAGTGCCTCTCTCAGTGCGTTGCACACCTGACCGGTCCATCCGGTCCCGGTACACGTTCGAATATTCCGCCGGCTGATGCTCGTGACCAGCGCCGGATCGCTCAGAACGATCTCCAAGACCTGGGAGGCCAATCCGTCCGCAGCGAACGTCTCTTGAGCCACATAGGTCTGTTTCAGGTAATACGCCTGCATGGTCGCCACCGAAAGCAACCCCACAGCCAGGATCAACATGCCGGTGACCACCTCCACCAACGTGAACCCGGCTTCCTTTTGATGGAAAACGTTTCGCCCTTTCATTCCCTTTGCCCCCCTGAGCATCATCAAGGTATACTCACGACCCCGCCGGCTGAAATCAGCACCGTCCCGCTCTTTGAACCCACGGACACCGTCACCTGCGTGTCGCCCGCACCACTGACGCACAGTCCTCTTCCATCGAACGCAATTGAATTCGGATAAACCGAGTATTTGTCACAGCCGGCCTCTTTCTGGATCCAGGCCGTCAACGTCGGTGCTTCATGAGTGGTTCCGGTGGGACTCGTCAGCAGATCCGCGGTGCTTACTCTTCTCCCCTGAGTAACCGCCTCGGAGCGTGTTCTCATGAGGAGATTATATACCAGCCATTGGCCGCCACTGATTCGAGACTTCTCCCTGAATACACCGTAGGAGGTAATCGCAGCCAACCCGAGGATTCCCGCAACTGCAATGGTAATCATCAATTCAGGAATAGTGATTCCTGATTGACTCCGGTTTTTCAGGCACTCCGCCTTTCCTGAAATCCCATGCTTTGCCATAACGACCCATCCTTCCGTACATCAGGTCCTTAACTTCTCTTTCAAGCTGGGAAACTTTCCCGCCGAAGATAAAGTGCAAGAATTGAACCAAACCCGATGAATATCCCCTTTGCCGTCCACCGTCTTCAGTCCACTTACGCGTCACGGAGATGCACCCGGTTTGGTTCACTCCGACTTCAGAGGGTTCTTTGGCCGGAGTTCACCTTCGTATCCCAAAGAACAAGACTGAAATTCAGGGTACCGTCGCCCTTCGTCAAATCAGGAACTCTCCATAGGAATCCCTATCGCCCCTCGTCCCCTGAATCCACTGACTGGTGCTTCCGATACGCACCTCGACCCTCACGGCCTCGGTACGGCTCGCATCGCTGTATGTGGCGCACAAGTCGGCGGCCTTTCCGAACAGCTCCTGGTCCAGCCCTCTGAAAGCCACAACCAGGGGACCCGGAATGTCCACCGTTCCCAGAACCACGGATTGCGGAAGCCTCAAAGCCAACATGCGGTCGTTTTCCGACTCATTCCTCCCCACCACAACCTTCACACGATCGTTAAAGCGCAAATGGCGACCCAGCTTAAGGAGTTCGATTTCACTTGTGTCTACATCCTCGCCCTGGTAGTGGAATAGATCTTTAAGGCGTCTGGCGAACACCTCTTGGGTCAACAGGCAGCCGCCGGCCGGCGCAGGATACCACTTCAAATTCAGCTCTTCCGCCAACCTCATTTGGGGTTTTCGCGACCGTCCCTGAAATTCCAAAAGTTGTTCTCGGTCGATCCATCCCTTCAGTTCCGCCGCGGTAGGGTCCAGTAATCGTCCGCT
Coding sequences within:
- a CDS encoding prepilin-type N-terminal cleavage/methylation domain-containing protein, with translation MAKHGISGKAECLKNRSQSGITIPELMITIAVAGILGLAAITSYGVFREKSRISGGQWLVYNLLMRTRSEAVTQGRRVSTADLLTSPTGTTHEAPTLTAWIQKEAGCDKYSVYPNSIAFDGRGLCVSGAGDTQVTVSVGSKSGTVLISAGGVVSIP
- a CDS encoding prepilin-type N-terminal cleavage/methylation domain-containing protein, with protein sequence MKGRNVFHQKEAGFTLVEVVTGMLILAVGLLSVATMQAYYLKQTYVAQETFAADGLASQVLEIVLSDPALVTSISRRNIRTCTGTGWTGQVCNALREALLRDGKEGRLRDAEVELSSSGSVWTVNISWRVGTDSRHVSSSIRL
- a CDS encoding prepilin-type N-terminal cleavage/methylation domain-containing protein, which produces MAKVRRLVRLEAERGFSLVEMLVAMFISGIVLGSVALVMANHTKSYKSGNDLVGARQNARLALLMIQRDIRAAGSNVFFEKNPLGPVYCDANALDAGRGYPMLSVGGTGVGELAAYFIRRRPPYLPEEIVASPYPMNQTTTNADGSLVNQTLTINRLSGEAFETNSAIHGIGSFSTQTVNLDPNIVSDEQPNPDWRAGTLLLIMGDTESGNMAVVREVTGGGFPAYSVATGGSVYNSNFSIGTVTADEIVAGARMVMEVNRRVQYRLNTTDSKLTFQDLLYDNNPATIMNGIAGLRLFMDTGGGFVPFSPTARPTVIRIEVEAGLPSGKSVKVSGIAEMRNF
- a CDS encoding tRNA 4-thiouridine(8) synthase ThiI; the encoded protein is MQLNAIHHTPKAGRIKALGLTSGGLDSTLAALVMKRLGIEVLQICFTTPFFSDENARRMAAQAGLDLESVDITNAHMRMLRSPKYGYGRHMNPCIDCHTLMVRLAGELLAEKKADFVFTGEVLGQRPMSQNRQSLAAVNRGSGLNGLLVRPLSGRLLDPTAAELKGWIDREQLLEFQGRSRKPQMRLAEELNLKWYPAPAGGCLLTQEVFARRLKDLFHYQGEDVDTSEIELLKLGRHLRFNDRVKVVVGRNESENDRMLALRLPQSVVLGTVDIPGPLVVAFRGLDQELFGKAADLCATYSDASRTEAVRVEVRIGSTSQWIQGTRGDRDSYGEFLI